The proteins below come from a single Zhouia spongiae genomic window:
- the aroC gene encoding chorismate synthase — MAGNSFGNLFKVTTFGESHGEALGGVIDGCPAGVEIDLEAVQRDLDRRKPGQSAIVTQRKEPDEVRFLSGIFEGKTTGTSIGFMIENTNQKSHDYSHIKDSYRPSHADYVYDQKYGFRDYRGGGRSSARETACRVVAGAIAKQVLKDIQFQAYVSSVGAIELNKSYEDLHLEVAETNIVRCPDAQKASEMETYIKQIRKEGDTVGGIVSCVIKNVPVGLGEPVFDRLHAELGKAMLSINAVKGFEYGSGFKGSKMKGSDHNDKFNTDGTTQTNFSGGIQGGISNGMDIYFNVAFKPVATLIQEYETIDKEGNIVKMQGKGRHDPCVVPRAVPIVEAMAALVLADYYLLNRASKL; from the coding sequence ATGGCGGGAAATTCCTTTGGAAACCTGTTTAAGGTAACCACTTTTGGAGAATCACACGGAGAAGCACTGGGCGGGGTAATAGATGGATGTCCTGCGGGTGTCGAAATAGATTTAGAAGCGGTCCAGAGAGATCTGGATCGTAGAAAACCCGGTCAGTCGGCCATTGTGACCCAAAGAAAAGAACCGGACGAAGTACGTTTTTTATCAGGTATTTTTGAAGGAAAGACAACCGGAACCTCTATAGGCTTTATGATCGAAAACACCAATCAGAAGTCTCACGATTATTCACATATAAAAGACAGCTACCGGCCAAGTCATGCCGATTACGTGTACGATCAGAAATATGGTTTTAGGGATTACCGGGGAGGTGGACGTAGTTCTGCCCGTGAGACTGCGTGCAGAGTGGTAGCCGGAGCAATAGCTAAGCAGGTACTTAAAGATATACAATTTCAGGCTTATGTGTCTTCTGTAGGAGCAATTGAGCTGAATAAATCTTATGAAGATCTTCATTTAGAAGTAGCCGAGACCAATATAGTGAGATGTCCGGATGCTCAGAAGGCTTCTGAAATGGAAACATATATCAAGCAGATCCGAAAAGAAGGAGATACTGTAGGAGGCATTGTCAGCTGTGTGATAAAAAATGTTCCTGTAGGCCTCGGAGAACCTGTTTTTGACAGGTTGCATGCCGAACTGGGAAAAGCAATGTTGTCTATTAACGCTGTTAAGGGATTTGAATACGGGAGTGGCTTTAAAGGGTCAAAAATGAAGGGTTCTGACCATAACGATAAGTTTAATACAGACGGAACCACCCAAACCAATTTTAGCGGAGGTATTCAGGGAGGGATCAGTAACGGTATGGATATATACTTTAATGTAGCGTTCAAACCCGTTGCGACCCTAATTCAGGAGTACGAGACCATAGATAAAGAAGGTAATATTGTAAAAATGCAGGGCAAGGGCCGGCACGACCCTTGTGTTGTGCCGAGAGCCGTACCTATAGTAGAGGCTATGGCGGCATTGGTATTGGCAGATTATTACTTACTTAACAGGGCATCTAAACTATAG
- a CDS encoding UDP-2,3-diacylglucosamine diphosphatase: MRKRKVEIVVISDIHLGTYGCHAGELLSYLNSVNPKKLILNGDIIDIWQFRKRFFPKTHLQVIKKIIDLSTKGTEVYYITGNHDEMLRKFSDVSMGNIHILDKLILNLDGKKAWIFHGDIFDASIQHTKWIAKLGGWGYDFLILFNRFINRILVGLGKEKYSLSKKIKNSVKKAIKYIGDFEKAAADLAIENGYKYVICGHIHQPQMIRKTNKHGTCLYLNSGDWIENLTALEYHNKRWELYHFSQDKLSPFYSDEDLKSLNYKELLAAITITGKK, translated from the coding sequence TTGAGAAAAAGAAAAGTTGAAATAGTTGTCATATCAGATATACATTTAGGCACATACGGCTGTCATGCAGGGGAATTACTCTCTTATCTGAATAGTGTCAATCCCAAAAAATTAATCTTAAACGGAGATATCATAGATATCTGGCAATTTAGAAAACGTTTTTTTCCCAAAACACACCTGCAAGTCATCAAAAAAATCATAGATCTTTCCACTAAGGGTACAGAAGTGTATTACATAACAGGAAATCACGATGAAATGCTCCGCAAGTTCAGCGATGTGTCTATGGGAAATATACATATCCTCGACAAACTCATCCTGAATTTAGATGGAAAAAAAGCCTGGATCTTTCATGGCGACATCTTTGATGCCTCGATACAACACACCAAATGGATTGCCAAGCTGGGAGGCTGGGGATATGATTTCCTGATCTTGTTTAACAGGTTCATTAACCGGATATTGGTTGGACTGGGAAAAGAGAAGTATTCGCTTTCCAAAAAAATAAAGAACAGCGTTAAAAAAGCCATTAAGTATATAGGGGATTTTGAAAAGGCTGCGGCAGACCTGGCCATTGAGAACGGATATAAGTATGTAATATGCGGACATATCCATCAACCCCAAATGATACGGAAAACCAATAAACACGGAACGTGCTTATATCTTAATTCAGGCGACTGGATAGAAAACCTGACGGCTCTGGAGTATCATAACAAGCGTTGGGAACTCTATCACTTCAGTCAGGATAAACTCAGTCCGTTTTATTCTGACGAAGACCTTAAATCTTTAAATTACAAAGAGTTGCTGGCGGCAATAACCATTACCGGTAAAAAATAA
- a CDS encoding glycoside hydrolase family 16 protein has protein sequence MKKYLSVLSICLLMGCKSTDTSIGKNGKWKLIWQDDFNEEGVLDDTKWTKIKRGKADWANYMTDYDDCYKIENGNLHLMGIVKPEFNKDTVPYLTGGVETKAKFSFQYGKIEIRAKLESAQGAWPAIWMLADKPKYGAYPKNGEIDIMEHLNYEDKIYQTVHSYYTLVLKEKENPPYYATAKADTEQFNVYGLEWYPDKLVFTLNGEPTFEYPKLKDADATQWPFDQPFYLMIDMQLEGSWVGKANPEDLPVQMIVDWVKVYQ, from the coding sequence ATGAAAAAATATTTATCGGTTTTAAGTATATGCCTGTTGATGGGCTGTAAATCTACTGACACATCCATAGGGAAAAACGGAAAGTGGAAATTAATCTGGCAAGATGATTTTAACGAGGAAGGAGTGCTGGATGACACGAAATGGACCAAAATCAAAAGAGGAAAGGCCGATTGGGCTAACTATATGACCGATTACGATGATTGCTACAAGATTGAAAATGGAAACCTGCACCTGATGGGAATTGTAAAACCGGAATTTAATAAAGATACCGTACCGTATTTAACAGGAGGTGTTGAAACCAAAGCTAAATTTTCTTTTCAGTATGGTAAGATAGAGATCCGGGCTAAGTTAGAGAGTGCTCAGGGAGCCTGGCCGGCCATATGGATGTTGGCAGACAAACCGAAGTATGGTGCCTATCCCAAAAATGGAGAGATCGATATCATGGAACATTTGAATTACGAGGATAAGATTTATCAAACAGTTCATTCGTATTACACCCTGGTACTCAAGGAAAAAGAAAACCCGCCGTATTACGCCACAGCAAAAGCAGATACGGAACAGTTTAATGTATATGGACTGGAATGGTATCCGGACAAACTGGTGTTTACCCTTAATGGTGAACCAACATTTGAATATCCCAAATTAAAAGATGCAGATGCAACACAATGGCCTTTCGACCAGCCATTTTACCTGATGATCGATATGCAACTGGAGGGGAGCTGGGTTGGGAAAGCCAATCCGGAAGATTTACCGGTACAGATGATTGTCGATTGGGTGAAGGTTTATCAATAA
- a CDS encoding FAD-binding and (Fe-S)-binding domain-containing protein, with product MITKIKLDTLVKKLHGELHFDALHKAIYATDASVYRELPIAVSFPKDIYDLKLLIDFSVTENTSLIPRTAGTSLAGQCVGSGIIVDVSRHFTKIISLDEANKTVTVEPGVIRDELNQYLKSYGLFFGPNTSTANRCMIGGMVGNNSSGTTSIRYGVTRDKVLELEILLSDGSEVVFRALTANEFKEKLELESLEGAIYRSVYELLKNPENQQQIRDEFPKPDIHRRNTGYAVDELLKLLPFNENGGKFNMCSLLTGSEGTLAITTKIKLQLDELPPKHNVIVAAHFKSVSDACKAVVPVMEHRLYTCEMMDKIILDCTKNNKSQAPNRFFIEGDPQAVLMLELADNDPELLEKQRLSLIETLENTGISYAHPSLYSDGIGKAMELRKAGLGLLGNIVGDQKAVACIEDTAVAIRDLSDYIDEFDTIMQKHDQKAVYYAHAGAGELHLRPILDLKTSEGVALFRAITTDVARLVKKYKGSMSGEHGDGRVRSEFIKLMIGEGNYLLLKQIKEVFDPNNIFNPGKIVDYVAMDESLRYTKDRKEPEISTYMDFSDSEGILRAAEKCNGSGDCRKTHHSNGAMCPSYHATKDEKDTTRARANALREFLTNSEELNRFNHHELKEVFDLCLSCKACSSECPSNVDIASLKAEFLHQYQSVNGTSLRNKAFAFNTRLSKLGSLFPFMVNNPVSQKILKKILGIAPDRSLPKISSFNFSKYNKSTLNQYNVYGKVILYIDEFTQYSDTGLGKDAIDLLTALGYHVELFYGESGRTFISKGFLSQAKKLAKINVDRLKDLISDDCPVLGLEPSAVLSFRDEYLRLLPGDEAALFVSKNAFLIEEFISREIENGNIDGTKFTKEYKEIKIHGHCHQKALSNQKVTFDALNLPENYNVSIINSGCCGMAGSFGYEKEHYEVSMKVGSQRLFPAIKKSSSETIIAANGTSCRHQIYDGTKRIAKHPVSILKEALV from the coding sequence ATGATCACTAAAATTAAGTTGGATACGCTGGTTAAGAAACTTCATGGAGAATTGCATTTCGATGCACTTCATAAGGCCATATATGCCACTGATGCTTCAGTATACCGCGAATTACCTATTGCTGTTTCCTTTCCTAAGGATATATACGACCTTAAGCTGCTTATAGATTTTTCCGTAACGGAAAACACCTCACTGATCCCCCGTACGGCCGGCACGTCTCTGGCAGGTCAGTGTGTGGGGAGCGGAATCATTGTCGATGTTTCACGCCACTTCACAAAAATTATTTCGTTAGATGAGGCGAATAAAACGGTAACGGTGGAGCCGGGTGTTATCAGGGATGAGTTAAACCAGTATTTAAAATCCTATGGACTTTTCTTCGGTCCTAATACTTCGACAGCTAATCGATGTATGATAGGAGGAATGGTAGGAAATAATTCCAGCGGAACCACTTCTATCAGGTATGGGGTTACCAGAGATAAAGTTCTAGAACTCGAAATATTGCTTTCTGACGGCTCTGAGGTTGTTTTCAGAGCTTTAACAGCAAATGAATTTAAGGAAAAGCTTGAGCTGGAATCACTAGAAGGGGCTATATACAGAAGCGTTTACGAGTTGTTGAAGAACCCTGAAAATCAACAACAAATAAGAGATGAGTTTCCCAAACCCGATATTCACAGGAGAAATACGGGGTATGCTGTTGATGAACTTTTAAAGTTATTGCCATTTAACGAGAACGGAGGTAAATTCAATATGTGTTCTTTGCTTACAGGTAGTGAAGGGACACTGGCAATAACCACTAAGATCAAACTTCAGCTCGATGAACTGCCGCCTAAACATAATGTAATAGTGGCAGCGCACTTTAAGAGTGTAAGTGACGCCTGTAAAGCTGTTGTTCCGGTGATGGAGCATAGGTTGTATACCTGTGAAATGATGGATAAGATCATATTGGATTGTACTAAGAACAACAAGTCACAGGCTCCTAACCGTTTTTTTATTGAAGGTGATCCGCAGGCTGTTTTGATGCTGGAATTGGCTGATAATGACCCTGAATTGCTGGAGAAACAACGATTGTCATTAATTGAAACCCTTGAAAACACAGGTATTTCGTATGCCCATCCTTCGTTGTATAGTGATGGTATAGGAAAAGCTATGGAGCTTAGAAAAGCAGGCTTAGGCCTATTGGGAAACATTGTGGGTGACCAAAAAGCTGTCGCCTGCATAGAAGATACTGCTGTTGCAATCCGCGATTTATCAGACTATATTGATGAATTCGACACCATTATGCAAAAGCACGACCAAAAAGCTGTTTACTATGCTCATGCCGGAGCCGGAGAGCTTCATTTACGTCCGATACTCGATTTAAAAACATCTGAAGGTGTTGCCTTATTCAGGGCTATAACTACAGATGTGGCCCGACTTGTAAAAAAGTATAAGGGCTCTATGAGTGGCGAACATGGAGACGGAAGGGTAAGGTCTGAATTTATAAAACTGATGATAGGTGAAGGGAATTATCTCTTGTTAAAACAAATTAAAGAGGTTTTTGATCCCAATAACATATTTAATCCTGGTAAAATAGTAGACTATGTTGCTATGGATGAGTCTTTGCGTTACACTAAAGACAGAAAAGAACCTGAAATATCCACCTATATGGATTTTTCCGATTCGGAAGGGATTCTAAGAGCTGCGGAAAAATGTAACGGAAGTGGTGATTGCAGGAAAACACATCATTCTAATGGCGCTATGTGTCCGAGTTATCACGCAACAAAAGATGAAAAAGACACTACCAGGGCACGAGCCAATGCATTAAGGGAGTTTTTAACCAATTCTGAAGAGCTGAACAGGTTTAATCATCACGAACTAAAAGAGGTTTTTGATCTGTGCCTGAGCTGTAAGGCCTGTAGTAGTGAGTGCCCGAGCAACGTTGATATAGCTTCTTTAAAGGCTGAGTTTTTGCATCAATACCAGTCTGTAAACGGGACCAGTCTCCGAAATAAGGCCTTTGCTTTTAACACAAGACTGAGTAAGCTGGGCAGTCTATTTCCTTTTATGGTAAACAACCCGGTTTCACAAAAAATATTAAAAAAAATACTAGGTATAGCCCCGGATCGTAGTCTGCCTAAAATTTCAAGTTTTAATTTCAGTAAATACAATAAATCTACTCTAAATCAATATAATGTATATGGAAAAGTGATTTTATATATTGATGAATTCACACAATATTCAGACACTGGTTTAGGGAAGGATGCTATAGATTTATTGACAGCTTTAGGGTATCATGTTGAACTTTTTTACGGTGAAAGCGGCAGAACGTTTATATCGAAAGGATTCTTGTCGCAAGCCAAAAAACTGGCAAAAATTAATGTAGACAGGTTAAAAGACCTTATTAGTGATGATTGCCCTGTTTTGGGACTTGAACCTTCGGCGGTATTATCTTTCAGAGACGAGTATTTAAGATTGTTACCTGGTGATGAAGCAGCCTTGTTTGTTTCCAAAAATGCCTTTTTGATTGAAGAATTTATTTCAAGGGAAATAGAGAACGGGAATATCGACGGCACAAAGTTCACGAAGGAGTATAAGGAAATAAAAATACACGGACATTGCCATCAAAAGGCATTGTCAAATCAAAAAGTCACCTTTGACGCCCTGAACCTTCCTGAAAACTACAATGTCAGCATCATCAATTCAGGATGCTGTGGTATGGCCGGATCGTTCGGTTACGAAAAAGAACACTACGAGGTAAGTATGAAAGTTGGCTCTCAGCGCTTGTTCCCTGCGATTAAAAAATCGTCTTCTGAAACAATTATAGCTGCTAACGGAACCAGCTGCAGGCACCAGATTTACGATGGTACCAAGCGGATCGCGAAGCATCCGGTCAGTATATTAAAAGAAGCATTGGTTTGA
- a CDS encoding TlpA disulfide reductase family protein: MKKLAFLILAVVITACNGVEKNTYNVTVDAASVKDSTNVYLQKAEGNTPPQIIDTLQVIDGKITFSGKAETPSVHVLAIEGTRGAIPFIAEEGNINIIAYKDSLNASVVSGTSSNDDFTKFLQGTKEMAKKVAVLRQEFNTARQQNDTISMKTLQEAFADIQEENKEYELNFIKENPNSFISLLVMERVLQSGAHGPEVLSPIFDTFAENLKQMEQGQKISEKLTELNKLSVGAIAPDFTAPTVEGDSLTLSKTKGKVTLIDFWAAWCKPCRAENPNVVALYNDYHDKGLNIIGVSLDRKEEDWIKAIEDDGLTWNHVSNLKFWQDPVAQLYNIRSIPATYLIDAEGKIIAKNLRGEALRTKVAELLD; this comes from the coding sequence ATGAAAAAATTGGCATTTTTGATTCTTGCTGTTGTTATAACAGCATGTAATGGAGTTGAAAAAAATACGTATAACGTTACAGTTGATGCTGCATCGGTTAAAGACAGCACTAATGTGTATCTGCAAAAAGCGGAAGGTAATACGCCCCCGCAAATCATCGATACCCTTCAGGTTATAGATGGTAAGATTACATTTTCAGGCAAGGCTGAAACCCCTTCGGTACATGTTTTAGCCATAGAAGGTACCAGAGGAGCTATTCCTTTTATTGCTGAAGAGGGAAATATTAATATTATTGCCTACAAAGACAGCTTAAATGCTTCTGTCGTAAGCGGTACATCATCAAACGATGATTTTACAAAATTCTTGCAAGGAACAAAGGAAATGGCTAAAAAGGTTGCCGTACTTCGTCAGGAATTCAATACTGCAAGACAGCAAAACGACACCATTTCTATGAAAACCCTGCAAGAGGCTTTTGCTGACATTCAGGAAGAAAACAAAGAGTACGAATTAAACTTTATCAAGGAGAACCCCAATTCTTTTATTTCATTATTGGTAATGGAAAGGGTGTTGCAGTCAGGAGCCCATGGACCTGAGGTGTTATCTCCTATTTTTGACACATTTGCAGAAAACCTGAAGCAAATGGAACAAGGTCAAAAAATATCAGAAAAGTTAACCGAACTTAATAAACTAAGTGTTGGTGCGATAGCACCGGATTTTACGGCTCCTACTGTTGAGGGTGATTCATTAACTTTAAGTAAAACCAAAGGTAAAGTTACCCTTATTGACTTCTGGGCCGCGTGGTGTAAGCCATGTAGAGCTGAAAACCCGAATGTGGTAGCATTATACAATGATTATCATGATAAAGGATTGAATATTATCGGTGTTTCTTTAGACAGAAAAGAAGAAGACTGGATAAAGGCTATTGAAGATGACGGCCTGACATGGAATCATGTATCCAATTTAAAGTTCTGGCAGGATCCTGTAGCGCAATTATACAATATCAGATCGATTCCCGCTACATACCTTATCGATGCCGAAGGCAAAATTATCGCAAAAAACCTGAGAGGTGAAGCGCTAAGAACCAAGGTGGCAGAACTTTTAGATTAA
- a CDS encoding SIMPL domain-containing protein, which translates to MKKAILILVAMTTMSLQAQENKQISPSVSVTGEGVVTVAPDQVLINVRVEHEGNSASEVKQKNDKAINEVFSFLKKMKIDEKDVKTEYLNLRKNYDYQTKEYKYVANQSVSILLKDLRKYEALSQGLVNSGVNRIDGVEFKSSKIDQYKSEARVKAVVNAKQKAKEYAEALGQQTGKAIYINETSVGMPPMPVYRMKATDFNESAGGPGQTISVGEMEIKVNVSVVFELK; encoded by the coding sequence ATGAAAAAAGCAATATTAATTTTAGTAGCTATGACTACAATGAGTTTACAAGCACAGGAAAATAAACAAATTTCTCCTTCAGTATCCGTAACAGGCGAGGGTGTCGTAACTGTTGCACCGGATCAGGTTTTGATTAACGTCAGAGTAGAACACGAAGGGAATTCGGCATCAGAAGTAAAGCAAAAAAATGACAAAGCCATCAACGAAGTTTTTTCTTTCTTAAAGAAAATGAAGATTGATGAAAAAGATGTAAAAACCGAATATCTGAATTTGAGAAAGAACTACGATTACCAAACCAAAGAATATAAGTACGTAGCCAATCAGTCGGTATCAATTTTACTGAAGGATCTTCGCAAATATGAAGCGTTGTCACAAGGTCTGGTAAACTCCGGAGTGAACAGAATTGATGGTGTTGAGTTTAAATCTTCAAAAATAGATCAGTATAAATCAGAAGCAAGGGTAAAAGCTGTTGTTAATGCCAAACAAAAAGCAAAGGAGTATGCAGAGGCTCTGGGACAGCAAACAGGAAAAGCCATATACATAAATGAGACTTCCGTAGGAATGCCCCCAATGCCTGTTTACAGGATGAAAGCTACGGATTTTAACGAATCGGCCGGTGGACCAGGACAAACGATTTCTGTTGGAGAAATGGAGATCAAAGTTAATGTGAGTGTGGTGTTTGAATTAAAATAA
- a CDS encoding rhomboid family intramembrane serine protease yields MNLATLIVIAANVIISMKGFNDFSFFERYKFHVGSIRRGEQIRMLTSGFLHVDWTHLFFNMFTLYFFAPVVIIYFGSVKFLLVYVISLIAGNLLALFFHKDEYHYSAVGASGAVTGVLYAAILLQPDMRLGLMFIPIPIPAYIFGILYLLYSIYGMRNRVGNIGHTAHFGGAVGGYAATLIFYPNLLFTDTLMVVLLAAPIVILFVLEKTKKI; encoded by the coding sequence ATGAATTTAGCTACCCTTATTGTTATAGCAGCCAATGTCATTATTTCTATGAAAGGATTTAATGACTTTTCTTTTTTCGAACGATATAAATTTCACGTAGGAAGTATCAGAAGGGGAGAACAAATACGCATGTTGACTTCCGGATTTTTGCATGTAGACTGGACCCATTTGTTTTTCAATATGTTCACCCTTTATTTTTTTGCTCCGGTAGTCATTATATACTTCGGGTCAGTAAAGTTTTTACTGGTATATGTTATCAGTTTGATCGCCGGAAATTTATTGGCGCTGTTTTTTCATAAAGATGAATATCATTACAGCGCTGTTGGTGCCAGTGGTGCGGTAACCGGGGTTTTGTATGCGGCCATCTTGCTACAGCCCGACATGCGACTGGGACTCATGTTTATTCCGATTCCGATCCCGGCTTATATTTTCGGAATCCTGTACTTGCTGTATTCGATCTATGGAATGCGAAACAGGGTAGGGAATATAGGGCATACGGCTCATTTTGGAGGAGCTGTCGGCGGGTATGCCGCAACGTTGATCTTTTATCCGAATTTATTATTTACCGATACCTTGATGGTTGTGCTTCTAGCAGCTCCCATTGTAATTCTTTTTGTCCTTGAAAAGACAAAAAAAATATAG
- a CDS encoding lysophospholipid acyltransferase family protein produces the protein MQLLTYLLVYPLLWMVSKLPFSVFYRVSDFMYLLLYRLIGYRKKVVRSNLRLAFPEKQPEEIKQIEKKFYHHLCDLFMEMIKSLTISKEEMQKRFRFKNIEVLRAFEEQNKSVVLLCGHYASYEWLMSLGYQIRHNGYAVYQPINNKYFDKLVKKIRTKHGAHLISRYETTKTILQKYKAGELALYGLAIDQSPMPSRARYWRKFFGIKVPVFVGAEKIAKSLNSPVIFMDIQKIKRGYYETSFTVISEQPKGLPDYEITDRFTQMLEAQIRKKPEYYLWTHKRFKHKDKAPEGIKA, from the coding sequence ATGCAGTTACTGACATATCTTCTTGTTTACCCCTTACTATGGATGGTATCCAAGCTCCCTTTTTCTGTTTTTTACAGAGTCTCCGATTTTATGTATTTACTATTATACAGGCTTATCGGTTATCGAAAAAAGGTGGTCAGAAGTAATCTCAGGCTTGCTTTCCCGGAAAAACAGCCGGAAGAAATAAAGCAGATCGAAAAAAAATTCTACCATCATTTATGTGATCTGTTTATGGAGATGATCAAGTCTCTTACCATTTCAAAAGAAGAGATGCAAAAGCGTTTCAGGTTTAAAAACATCGAAGTCTTAAGGGCTTTTGAAGAACAGAACAAAAGTGTAGTGCTTTTATGCGGACATTATGCGAGCTACGAATGGTTAATGTCCTTGGGGTATCAGATCAGGCATAACGGATATGCGGTATATCAGCCTATTAACAACAAGTATTTTGATAAACTGGTAAAAAAAATCAGAACGAAGCACGGTGCCCACCTTATTTCCAGGTACGAAACCACCAAAACCATTTTACAGAAATACAAAGCGGGCGAATTAGCTCTATACGGATTAGCCATTGACCAGTCGCCCATGCCAAGCAGAGCCAGGTACTGGAGAAAGTTCTTTGGCATTAAAGTACCGGTCTTTGTCGGCGCAGAAAAAATTGCAAAAAGCCTGAATAGTCCGGTAATCTTTATGGATATACAAAAAATAAAACGAGGCTATTACGAAACCTCGTTTACTGTAATCTCCGAACAGCCAAAGGGCTTACCCGATTATGAAATCACCGACAGGTTCACACAGATGCTGGAAGCTCAAATAAGAAAAAAGCCGGAATATTACCTGTGGACACATAAAAGGTTCAAACACAAGGACAAAGCCCCTGAAGGAATCAAGGCTTGA
- a CDS encoding endonuclease/exonuclease/phosphatase family protein has protein sequence MKNLFCIILFLTVITVSAQSKPDTLKVMSFNILHGATTKGDFNLEAIAGVIKKYDPDLVAMQEVDFKTNRARKYNLPLELGYRTQMMPLYARAMYYDGGEYGEAVLSKYSLIYTENIALPHQADSEPRAAQVARFQTKNGNTIQFVATHLDHLRNETDRLMQADALVDEFKDEKFPTILTGDLNATPESETMKRLYRVFKKPEVKEAYQPTYSSTNPRVCIDHVLFNQPEKWSVLDYEIVCDDYVTDHCIVVVTLVFKP, from the coding sequence ATGAAAAACTTATTTTGTATTATTTTATTTCTTACGGTTATAACCGTTTCTGCCCAAAGTAAACCAGACACCTTAAAGGTGATGAGTTTTAATATTTTGCATGGAGCTACTACCAAAGGAGACTTTAATCTGGAGGCGATAGCCGGAGTCATCAAGAAATATGATCCTGACCTGGTCGCTATGCAGGAAGTAGATTTTAAGACAAATCGTGCCAGGAAGTATAATTTGCCGCTGGAACTTGGTTACAGGACACAAATGATGCCTCTTTATGCAAGAGCCATGTATTATGACGGCGGAGAATATGGTGAAGCCGTATTATCCAAATACAGCTTGATTTATACCGAAAATATAGCATTGCCGCATCAGGCCGATTCAGAACCAAGGGCTGCTCAGGTGGCGCGTTTTCAGACAAAAAACGGGAATACCATACAATTTGTGGCTACACATCTGGATCATTTAAGAAATGAAACTGACAGACTGATGCAAGCCGATGCATTGGTTGATGAATTTAAAGACGAAAAATTCCCTACCATATTGACAGGAGATTTAAATGCTACTCCGGAAAGCGAAACTATGAAAAGACTATACCGGGTTTTTAAAAAGCCTGAGGTAAAAGAAGCATATCAACCAACCTATTCTTCAACAAACCCCAGGGTATGTATAGATCATGTACTGTTCAATCAACCTGAAAAATGGTCGGTACTGGATTATGAGATTGTCTGCGATGATTATGTGACAGATCACTGTATTGTGGTGGTAACTTTGGTTTTCAAGCCTTGA